From the Lentimicrobiaceae bacterium genome, one window contains:
- the priA gene encoding primosomal protein N', which produces MDRCTLFADLLFPLPVKGYFTYRIPYEMNTMVKPGVRVVVQFGKKKLYTALVKSVHEKPPAYTEVKYILSVLDVKPMVNNWQFDFWEWMATYYFCFEGEVMNVALPSAFKLASESRIILNPVFNGDISSLNEKELMIAEAMQQQPVLTLSDAARIAGQLKIIPIIKALIEKNIVLVNEEVEEKYKPHKETYIRIADAYADENSLKQVFEQLEKRAFKQLELLMTYLQLSQAFGKSPVAVSRADLLARQKNADAALTALVKKSIFIMEEKILSRLKTFEAENTPEAIELNEYQQQAYESILQTLGKNGVSLLHGITSSGKTEIYIKLISQVIENGGQVLYLLPEIALTTQIINRLRKYFGNKVGIYHSKFNDSERVEIWNNILVGTEASYSVLLGARSALFLPFSRLRLIIVDEEHDTSFKQMDPAPRYNARDAAIYLGYLHKAPVLLGSATPSVESYCNALSGKYTLTSLTHRFGGLLLPEIFLVNIREETLRKNMKSHFSPFLIESIKETLDANEQVILFQNRRGFSLRIECNACHWVPQCINCDVSLIYHKKINLLKCHYCGYSTHIPAECPDCGHTGLLMQGFGTEKIEEELAIFFPEARIARMDLDTTRSKYSHQQIIGDFENGIIDVLVGTQMVTKGLDFDNVGLVGILNADSMLTYPDFRAYERSFQLMAQVSGRAGRKNKRGKVIIQTYNPQHPIIRYVLNNNFEAMYSHQMEERMQFQYPPFVRLVRLTLKQTDPNLVNKAADALAASLKKITGIRVLGPEYPPVSRIRNQFLKNIIIKIPRSAALSDTKNTIAVKVNAFLREADFKKITVAIDVDPA; this is translated from the coding sequence ATGGATAGATGTACGCTTTTTGCCGATCTTCTGTTTCCGTTACCTGTTAAAGGGTATTTTACATATCGTATTCCTTACGAAATGAATACGATGGTAAAGCCCGGGGTGCGTGTTGTGGTTCAGTTTGGTAAAAAAAAGTTGTACACAGCCCTCGTAAAATCTGTTCACGAAAAACCCCCTGCTTACACTGAGGTAAAATACATTCTTTCGGTACTCGATGTCAAGCCCATGGTAAACAATTGGCAGTTTGATTTTTGGGAATGGATGGCAACATATTATTTTTGTTTTGAAGGAGAAGTGATGAATGTTGCCCTTCCTTCGGCTTTTAAACTTGCCAGCGAATCGCGTATCATTCTGAACCCGGTTTTTAACGGCGATATCTCTTCCCTTAACGAAAAAGAGCTCATGATTGCCGAAGCCATGCAGCAACAGCCTGTGCTTACCCTGAGTGATGCCGCACGTATAGCAGGACAACTTAAAATTATCCCGATTATTAAAGCACTCATAGAGAAAAATATAGTGCTGGTTAATGAAGAGGTGGAGGAAAAATACAAGCCTCACAAAGAAACCTACATTCGTATTGCCGATGCTTACGCTGACGAAAATTCCCTGAAACAGGTTTTTGAACAACTTGAAAAACGTGCATTTAAACAATTAGAACTGCTGATGACCTATCTGCAGTTATCACAGGCTTTCGGGAAAAGTCCCGTTGCCGTTTCGCGTGCCGATTTGCTTGCCAGACAAAAAAATGCGGATGCAGCCCTTACTGCCTTGGTAAAAAAAAGTATTTTCATAATGGAAGAAAAAATATTAAGCCGACTGAAAACTTTTGAGGCGGAAAACACTCCGGAGGCTATTGAACTAAATGAATACCAGCAACAAGCCTATGAAAGCATCTTACAAACATTGGGAAAAAACGGTGTAAGCTTGCTTCATGGCATTACATCGAGCGGAAAGACCGAAATTTATATTAAACTTATCAGCCAGGTAATTGAAAATGGGGGGCAGGTTTTGTACCTTTTGCCCGAAATTGCTCTTACAACACAAATAATAAACCGTTTACGGAAATATTTTGGTAACAAGGTTGGCATTTATCATTCTAAATTCAATGATAGTGAGCGGGTAGAAATATGGAACAATATACTGGTTGGTACTGAAGCAAGTTATTCAGTACTGCTTGGAGCGCGTTCGGCTTTATTTTTGCCTTTTTCCCGTCTGCGTTTGATTATCGTTGACGAAGAACACGATACCTCCTTCAAACAGATGGACCCTGCCCCACGGTACAATGCAAGGGATGCTGCAATTTACCTGGGATATTTACACAAGGCTCCCGTTTTGCTGGGATCAGCTACTCCTTCGGTGGAATCTTACTGTAATGCCCTTAGCGGGAAATATACATTAACAAGTTTGACACATCGTTTTGGCGGTTTGTTACTCCCCGAGATTTTTCTGGTCAACATCAGGGAAGAAACCCTCCGGAAGAACATGAAATCACATTTTTCACCTTTTTTAATCGAAAGTATCAAGGAAACCCTTGATGCCAACGAACAGGTTATCCTTTTTCAGAACAGAAGAGGTTTCTCCCTTCGTATTGAATGCAATGCCTGTCATTGGGTTCCTCAGTGCATAAACTGCGATGTTTCGCTTATTTACCATAAAAAAATCAATCTGCTGAAGTGCCATTACTGCGGGTATTCCACCCACATTCCGGCAGAATGCCCCGATTGCGGACATACCGGTCTTCTGATGCAAGGTTTTGGTACGGAAAAAATTGAAGAAGAACTTGCCATTTTTTTTCCCGAAGCCCGTATTGCCCGAATGGATCTCGATACTACCCGTTCCAAATATTCGCACCAACAGATAATCGGAGATTTTGAAAACGGAATTATTGATGTACTTGTAGGTACACAAATGGTTACCAAGGGACTTGATTTTGATAACGTAGGACTGGTAGGCATTCTGAATGCCGATTCCATGCTGACGTATCCTGATTTCAGGGCTTACGAACGCAGCTTCCAGCTTATGGCACAGGTAAGCGGAAGAGCCGGAAGGAAAAACAAACGAGGGAAGGTGATTATTCAAACATACAACCCCCAGCATCCGATAATCCGCTATGTGCTGAATAATAACTTCGAAGCAATGTATTCCCACCAGATGGAAGAACGAATGCAGTTTCAGTACCCTCCGTTTGTACGGCTTGTCCGCCTTACATTAAAGCAAACAGATCCCAATCTGGTAAATAAAGCTGCTGATGCTTTGGCTGCAAGCTTAAAAAAAATTACCGGCATCAGGGTTTTGGGTCCCGAATATCCGCCGGTTTCGCGCATCAGAAATCAGTTTTTAAAGAATATCATTATCAAAATACCTCGTTCGGCAGCCCTTTCCGATACTAAAAACACTATTGCGGTTAAAGTAAATGCTTTTTTAAGGGAAGCAGATTTTAAAAAAATTACGGTCGCAATAGATGTTGATCCTGCGTAA
- a CDS encoding THUMP domain-containing protein — MTNEKKYQMVAKTITGLEEVLARELEEIGAEDVKILKRAVSFNGDKRLMYKVNLWCRTALRILKPIRSFPLKNEADLYEQLQNIPWDEYMNVRQTLAMDAVVNDSLFTHSHFVALRSKDSVVDYFRNKFGRRPSVDTENPDLRINIHIQDNVCDVSLDSSGTSLHKRGYKQVQGEAPMSEVLAAGLILMSGWDKKSHFVDPMCGSGTLLMEAALIANNIPAGNYRQIFGFMNWPDYEPSLWEELQAETIDTQVEFEHRIIGCDISEKSIAISRRNLQFARLHKDIELFHSSFQDFTPPAGNGWLVTNPPYGERLQVKDIIGLYKDMGDTLKQKYGDFHAWIISADIANIKFIGLKPSKKYIVFNGQLECRFLNFELYRGSKKAT, encoded by the coding sequence TTGACAAACGAAAAAAAGTATCAGATGGTAGCCAAAACCATCACCGGGCTGGAGGAAGTTCTTGCCCGCGAACTGGAAGAAATTGGGGCAGAAGATGTAAAAATTCTGAAACGGGCAGTAAGTTTTAACGGAGACAAACGACTGATGTACAAAGTTAATCTATGGTGTCGTACGGCTCTTCGCATTCTGAAACCCATCCGGTCGTTCCCGTTGAAAAATGAAGCGGATTTATACGAACAGTTACAGAACATTCCCTGGGACGAATACATGAATGTGCGCCAGACTCTGGCTATGGATGCCGTAGTCAACGATTCGCTGTTCACACATTCGCATTTTGTAGCCTTACGTTCAAAAGATTCTGTAGTAGATTACTTCCGAAACAAATTTGGCAGACGTCCTTCGGTGGACACGGAAAATCCCGATTTGCGAATTAATATTCATATTCAGGATAATGTTTGCGATGTTTCTCTCGACAGTTCAGGAACCTCCTTGCATAAACGGGGGTATAAACAAGTGCAAGGTGAAGCGCCCATGAGCGAAGTTTTAGCTGCAGGACTGATTTTAATGAGCGGATGGGATAAAAAATCTCATTTTGTTGACCCTATGTGTGGCTCGGGAACCCTGCTGATGGAAGCTGCTCTGATTGCCAATAATATCCCGGCAGGAAATTACCGACAGATTTTTGGTTTCATGAACTGGCCCGATTATGAGCCTTCTTTATGGGAAGAATTGCAAGCCGAAACCATTGATACACAAGTGGAGTTTGAACATCGGATTATCGGTTGCGATATTTCGGAAAAAAGTATCGCCATATCCAGGAGAAACCTTCAGTTTGCCCGGCTGCATAAGGATATAGAACTGTTCCATTCTTCTTTCCAGGATTTTACTCCCCCCGCTGGCAATGGATGGCTTGTTACAAATCCTCCTTACGGCGAACGCCTGCAAGTGAAAGACATCATCGGTCTTTACAAAGATATGGGCGATACCCTCAAACAAAAATATGGTGATTTTCATGCATGGATTATCAGTGCCGATATTGCCAACATCAAATTTATTGGCTTAAAACCCTCAAAAAAATATATTGTTTTTAACGGACAATTAGAATGCCGTTTTCTGAACTTTGAATTATATAGGGGAAGCAAAAAAGCCACCTAA
- a CDS encoding phosphatase PAP2 family protein, with the protein MQKKIIQAKPLSAPALLAGYGIAAFYHNHNFYDRFDAHNDLQKNFPNFKTDADGFLPFAPGIAVYTLNICGIQGKHNFTDRTAIYLIANAINGGITLTMKNITHVKRPDKSNSASLPSLHTSVAFANAQFMHCEYGERSLWYSSAAYADATAVAVLRMLNNKHWLSDVMVGAAVGMVSAQITYWIYPAIKKQVILLIKQKRKY; encoded by the coding sequence TTGCAAAAAAAAATTATACAGGCAAAACCTCTATCTGCTCCAGCTTTGCTTGCCGGATACGGTATTGCTGCTTTTTACCATAACCATAATTTCTACGACCGTTTTGATGCACACAACGACCTGCAAAAAAATTTCCCTAACTTTAAAACCGATGCCGATGGTTTTCTTCCCTTTGCTCCCGGAATAGCTGTATATACACTGAATATCTGTGGAATACAGGGGAAACACAATTTTACAGATCGTACAGCCATTTACCTGATTGCCAACGCTATTAATGGAGGTATTACACTAACAATGAAAAACATAACCCACGTTAAACGTCCTGATAAGTCCAATTCTGCTTCTTTGCCCTCATTACACACATCGGTAGCTTTTGCCAATGCACAATTTATGCACTGCGAATATGGGGAACGCAGCCTTTGGTATAGTTCGGCTGCCTATGCAGATGCTACTGCCGTTGCCGTTTTGCGGATGCTCAATAATAAGCACTGGCTTTCGGATGTTATGGTTGGTGCAGCCGTGGGCATGGTTTCTGCTCAGATTACGTATTGGATTTACCCAGCTATTAAAAAACAGGTAATATTGCTTATAAAACAAAAAAGAAAATACTAA
- a CDS encoding DUF5686 and carboxypeptidase regulatory-like domain-containing protein: MKKKISLCLLLIIPWIAFSQQCKVSGKVIDDQTHDPLAFVNIVINKGNKGDVSDIDGKFNLTSSVPIQSLHFSYVGYKPVSYEIGKQTTGLRIELHRIQLELSEVVIIPGANPAHRIILNALNNKEINDPEKLKSFSYTSYEKFIFEPDIDSVILNDTSTQDTTMKNIRDFLNKQHLFMMENVVERMFISPDKNREKVTATRISGLSDPLFVFLISQVQSTSFYKEIIKILDKNYVNPISNGCTSKYFYQLEDTLYSENHSDTTFVISFRPFRGKNFDGLKGLLYINSNKWAIQNVIASPATTEGSITIKIQQKYELVDGKHWFPVQLNTDLTFLSVQISAGKKNFHMMGKGKSYIRDIVLNPDLVKRKFDNIEVEVAPNAAEKPDTFWNNYRVDSLTSKEKETYRVIDSIGKAEHFDRIVRTLETLLKGRIPYKFLDFDLNKIARYNPYEGLYLGLGAVTNARFSRRITLGGYWGYGFADQTAKYGGEASWLLHRKTDLKLTASYINDLSEAASCNTFSGEKLLADESFRNYLIKKFDRTENKQLSLDFLWLKYLRTNVSITQRYLFPTYPYAFSRHKPGYSILNLTDFHFTEVSLRLRYAYHEKFLQNIHGKISLGTQYPIVWLQFTRGFDNFLHGEYPYGKVDIKIEKSFFTKYIGTTSFTLMAGLVQGDVPYSILYNGHGSYHPFTLYAPCSFATMRMNEFAADRYAALYVTHNFGKLLLGTQKYLINPEFELATGIGFGELKDESFHRDVQVNSFEKGYYESGLLINKILDLNLYSLGFGFFYRYGHYSFEKTEDNAAWKLTLQFPL; encoded by the coding sequence ATGAAGAAAAAAATTTCCCTTTGCTTGCTTTTGATAATTCCCTGGATTGCATTTTCACAGCAATGCAAGGTTTCGGGTAAAGTTATTGATGATCAAACTCATGATCCGCTGGCTTTTGTAAACATTGTTATCAATAAGGGCAATAAGGGCGATGTAAGTGATATTGATGGAAAGTTTAATTTAACCTCTTCTGTTCCCATACAATCGTTGCATTTCAGTTATGTGGGTTATAAACCTGTTTCTTACGAAATCGGTAAACAAACGACTGGATTACGGATAGAATTGCACCGGATCCAGCTCGAACTATCCGAAGTGGTGATTATTCCCGGGGCAAACCCCGCCCATCGGATAATACTGAATGCACTAAATAACAAGGAAATAAACGATCCTGAAAAACTGAAATCCTTTTCCTATACTTCATACGAAAAGTTCATTTTCGAGCCGGATATTGATTCTGTTATCTTGAATGATACTTCGACACAGGATACTACTATGAAAAACATACGCGATTTTTTAAACAAACAGCATTTATTTATGATGGAAAACGTTGTGGAGCGCATGTTTATATCGCCGGATAAAAACCGTGAAAAAGTTACCGCTACACGCATTTCGGGATTGAGTGATCCGTTGTTTGTGTTCCTGATTTCGCAGGTACAATCCACTTCTTTTTATAAAGAAATAATAAAAATATTAGACAAAAATTATGTTAACCCCATCAGCAACGGATGTACTTCCAAGTATTTTTACCAGTTGGAAGACACTTTGTACAGCGAAAACCATTCCGATACCACTTTTGTGATTTCTTTCCGTCCGTTTAGGGGGAAAAATTTTGATGGATTGAAGGGGCTTTTGTACATCAACAGCAACAAATGGGCAATACAGAATGTAATTGCTTCCCCTGCAACTACCGAAGGTTCAATTACCATTAAGATTCAGCAAAAATACGAACTGGTGGATGGCAAACACTGGTTCCCGGTACAGTTGAACACTGACCTTACATTTCTTTCAGTACAGATTTCGGCTGGCAAAAAAAATTTCCACATGATGGGAAAAGGCAAAAGCTATATCCGTGACATTGTGCTGAATCCGGATCTTGTAAAACGAAAATTTGATAATATTGAAGTAGAAGTGGCGCCTAATGCCGCCGAAAAACCGGATACTTTCTGGAACAATTACCGGGTTGACAGCCTTACAAGTAAGGAAAAAGAAACTTACCGTGTAATTGATAGCATCGGTAAAGCCGAACATTTCGACCGCATCGTGCGTACTCTCGAAACGTTGCTTAAAGGCAGGATTCCCTATAAATTTCTTGATTTTGATTTGAATAAAATCGCCCGTTACAATCCTTACGAAGGGTTGTATCTGGGGTTAGGTGCTGTTACCAATGCACGTTTTTCGCGCCGGATTACTCTTGGCGGCTACTGGGGTTATGGCTTTGCCGATCAAACTGCCAAATATGGCGGCGAAGCCTCCTGGCTTTTACACCGAAAAACAGATCTTAAACTTACGGCATCATACATCAATGATTTAAGCGAAGCTGCTTCCTGCAATACTTTTTCGGGGGAGAAGTTATTGGCGGATGAAAGTTTCAGAAATTACCTGATAAAAAAGTTTGACAGAACGGAAAATAAACAGCTTTCGTTAGATTTTCTCTGGCTAAAATACCTGAGAACCAATGTAAGTATCACCCAACGCTACCTTTTTCCCACTTATCCTTATGCTTTTTCGAGGCATAAACCAGGATATTCAATCCTTAATTTAACAGATTTTCATTTCACAGAAGTAAGCCTGAGACTGCGATATGCCTACCATGAAAAGTTTCTGCAAAATATACACGGAAAAATTTCGTTGGGCACACAATATCCTATTGTTTGGTTACAATTTACACGAGGGTTCGATAATTTTCTCCATGGCGAATATCCCTATGGTAAAGTGGATATTAAAATTGAAAAATCTTTTTTTACAAAATATATAGGAACAACATCGTTTACGCTTATGGCAGGTCTTGTACAGGGAGATGTACCTTACAGCATCCTGTACAACGGACACGGAAGTTACCATCCGTTTACTCTTTATGCTCCTTGCAGTTTTGCGACTATGCGTATGAATGAATTTGCAGCCGACAGGTACGCAGCACTTTATGTAACCCATAATTTTGGGAAACTGCTGTTAGGTACACAGAAATATTTGATTAACCCCGAATTTGAACTTGCAACCGGAATAGGTTTTGGGGAGCTGAAAGATGAAAGTTTTCACAGGGATGTTCAGGTAAATTCTTTTGAAAAAGGGTATTATGAATCGGGATTGCTGATAAATAAAATCCTTGATTTGAATTTGTACTCGTTAGGTTTTGGTTTTTTTTACCGTTACGGGCACTACTCGTTTGAAAAGACTGAGGATAATGCAGCCTGGAAACTCACTCTTCAGTTTCCGTTGTAA
- a CDS encoding dihydroorotase encodes MSKSVLLTNARIVNEGKIFSGHVLIADGRIQEVFSDEDNAFPKVEMINCEGKLLIPGVIDDQVHFREPGLTHKADLFTESRAAVAGGVTSFMDMPNTIPNTLTLDLLEEKFQLAAEKSLANYSFYMGASNHNISELGKADPSKICGIKVFMGSSTGNMLVNDPFALQEIFSLGRIPVAVHCEDETIIQKNTKIFHARYGENIPMECHPLIRSAEACYKSSAYAVELAYKKRTRLHLLHLSTAKEMQLLSNTIPLSEKKITGEVCVYHLWFDESDYARKGSFIKWNPAIKTASDRQALLKAVLNNTLDIIATDHAPHTLEEKQHSYFATPSGGPLVQHSLLMMLELYHRKQISLEKIVEKMCHHPALCFGIRERGFLQKGYYADLVLIDLNASETVSRENIFYKCGWSPLEGETFHSKITHTFVNGNLVYQNGAFNNNEMGMRLSFNR; translated from the coding sequence ATGAGCAAATCTGTTCTTCTTACCAATGCAAGAATTGTAAATGAGGGTAAAATCTTTTCGGGGCATGTTTTAATTGCTGATGGACGTATTCAGGAAGTTTTTTCAGATGAAGACAACGCCTTTCCCAAAGTTGAAATGATAAATTGTGAAGGGAAATTGCTGATTCCCGGGGTTATTGATGATCAGGTACATTTTCGCGAACCTGGTTTAACCCATAAAGCCGACTTGTTTACCGAAAGCCGGGCTGCAGTTGCCGGGGGAGTTACTTCGTTTATGGATATGCCCAACACAATCCCCAATACGCTGACCCTTGATTTGCTTGAAGAAAAGTTTCAGCTTGCTGCCGAAAAATCTCTTGCCAATTATTCGTTTTACATGGGCGCTTCTAACCATAATATTTCCGAACTCGGCAAAGCCGATCCTTCGAAAATTTGTGGGATCAAAGTTTTTATGGGTTCTTCTACCGGTAATATGCTTGTGAACGATCCTTTTGCACTGCAGGAAATTTTTTCTTTAGGTAGAATTCCGGTTGCAGTGCATTGCGAAGATGAAACTATCATACAAAAAAATACAAAAATTTTCCATGCCCGCTATGGCGAAAACATCCCCATGGAATGTCACCCACTGATTAGAAGTGCTGAAGCATGTTATAAATCATCGGCTTATGCCGTGGAACTTGCCTACAAAAAAAGAACCCGTCTGCATCTGCTACACCTTTCCACCGCAAAAGAAATGCAACTGCTTTCGAATACTATTCCACTTTCCGAAAAAAAAATAACCGGCGAAGTGTGCGTTTATCATCTTTGGTTCGATGAAAGCGATTATGCCCGTAAAGGCTCGTTCATAAAATGGAACCCCGCCATAAAAACCGCTTCCGACAGGCAGGCACTGCTTAAAGCTGTGTTAAACAATACTCTCGACATCATTGCAACTGACCATGCCCCCCATACATTGGAAGAAAAGCAACATAGTTATTTTGCCACTCCTTCAGGTGGACCATTAGTTCAACATTCCCTGCTGATGATGCTCGAATTATACCATCGGAAACAAATCTCTCTTGAAAAAATTGTCGAAAAAATGTGCCATCACCCAGCATTGTGTTTTGGAATTAGGGAAAGAGGGTTCCTGCAAAAAGGATATTACGCAGATTTAGTATTAATTGACTTGAATGCTTCCGAAACAGTATCCCGTGAAAATATTTTTTACAAATGCGGATGGTCGCCTTTGGAAGGAGAAACTTTTCATTCAAAAATTACCCATACTTTTGTCAACGGAAATTTAGTGTACCAAAACGGAGCTTTTAATAACAACGAAATGGGTATGCGCCTTAGTTTTAACAGATAA
- a CDS encoding polyprenol monophosphomannose synthase, with protein MQENLVIIPTYNEKENIAKIIHKVFSLPIDFHILIVEDNSPDGTADIVKELMLQYPDQLFIEERKGKLGLGTAYIHGFKWALKRHYNFIFEMDADFSHNPDDLCRLYEACSQQGADLAIGSRYVKGVNVVNWPMNRVLMSYFASKYVRFITGITVCDATAGFVCYTRRVLESIDLDKIRFIGYAFQIEMKFTAWKLGFVIKEVPIIFTDRTEGSSKMSKGIFKEAFLGVISMKFSSWFHKYRKAL; from the coding sequence GTGCAAGAAAATTTAGTAATAATACCCACTTACAACGAAAAAGAGAATATTGCTAAAATTATTCACAAAGTATTTTCTCTGCCTATTGATTTTCATATTTTAATCGTTGAGGATAACTCACCTGATGGCACAGCCGATATTGTTAAGGAATTGATGCTCCAGTATCCCGATCAATTGTTTATTGAAGAAAGAAAAGGTAAACTTGGTTTGGGAACGGCTTACATCCATGGTTTTAAATGGGCATTAAAAAGACATTACAATTTTATTTTTGAAATGGATGCCGATTTTTCGCATAACCCCGACGACTTGTGCCGGTTATATGAGGCTTGTTCACAACAGGGTGCCGACCTTGCAATCGGTTCCCGCTACGTTAAAGGAGTAAACGTGGTAAACTGGCCAATGAACCGTGTTTTGATGTCGTATTTTGCGTCAAAGTATGTCCGGTTTATTACCGGTATTACAGTGTGTGATGCCACTGCAGGTTTTGTTTGCTATACACGCAGAGTGTTAGAATCCATTGACCTTGACAAAATACGCTTCATCGGGTATGCCTTCCAGATAGAGATGAAATTTACAGCATGGAAGCTCGGCTTTGTCATCAAGGAAGTTCCCATTATTTTTACCGACCGTACAGAAGGTTCTTCCAAAATGAGCAAAGGTATTTTTAAGGAAGCCTTTTTAGGGGTCATTAGTATGAAATTCAGTAGCTGGTTTCACAAATACCGCAAAGCATTATAA
- a CDS encoding endonuclease/exonuclease/phosphatase family protein, producing MSILSILLLTAGFLSVIAQEAKVKVGCIAFYNLENLYDTIDDPRTDDAEFLPGGANDWTSKRYLLKINNMSEVISQIGDEFIQGGPSIIGVSEIENHRVLEDLISTPRLKKSGYAIVQFDSPDSRGVDVALLYREKDFTVTNAKVVKLTVNWDAKFKTRDQLVVSGLFDGDPLTVIVNHWPSRGHGSEYRMAAGKLTRSIVDSLLKINKDAKIIVMGDLNDDPVDPSIKKNLNTIMYNPMLQMFKNGIGSLAYRDSWNLFDQIILSKAWLRENGVKGYSFYKAKVFNRKFLITKEGQYSGYPFRTFAGGAFLGGYSDHLPVYIFITK from the coding sequence ATGTCAATTTTATCAATTCTGCTATTAACTGCAGGTTTTTTGAGTGTTATTGCCCAGGAAGCAAAAGTAAAAGTAGGATGTATCGCCTTTTATAATCTTGAGAATCTTTACGACACCATTGATGACCCCAGGACTGATGATGCGGAATTTTTACCCGGAGGTGCAAACGATTGGACAAGCAAACGTTATTTGCTCAAGATTAACAATATGTCGGAAGTGATATCCCAAATCGGGGATGAGTTTATCCAAGGAGGTCCTTCTATTATTGGAGTTTCGGAAATCGAAAATCACCGTGTTCTTGAAGATTTGATTTCTACCCCTCGTTTAAAAAAATCCGGTTATGCAATAGTGCAGTTCGATTCGCCTGACAGCAGGGGAGTTGATGTAGCTCTGCTGTACCGGGAAAAAGATTTTACTGTAACCAATGCTAAAGTGGTAAAATTAACCGTAAACTGGGATGCTAAATTTAAAACCCGAGACCAGTTGGTCGTAAGTGGACTTTTTGATGGAGACCCTCTTACAGTTATCGTGAACCACTGGCCCTCACGTGGTCATGGCAGTGAATACCGTATGGCTGCCGGGAAACTTACACGTTCGATAGTTGATTCGTTGTTGAAAATTAACAAAGACGCTAAAATTATCGTGATGGGCGACCTTAACGATGACCCGGTTGACCCCAGTATTAAGAAAAATCTTAATACCATTATGTATAATCCTATGTTACAAATGTTTAAAAATGGAATTGGTTCATTAGCTTACCGCGACTCGTGGAATCTTTTCGACCAGATAATTTTATCCAAAGCATGGCTAAGAGAAAATGGTGTTAAAGGTTACAGTTTTTATAAAGCCAAAGTATTCAACAGAAAATTTCTCATTACTAAAGAAGGTCAGTATTCGGGTTATCCTTTTCGTACCTTTGCAGGTGGAGCATTCCTCGGTGGATACAGCGACCATCTGCCAGTATATATATTTATAACAAAATAA